ATCAATTGGAGTGTTTTAAACGACGTTTGGTGGAATTGTTGACGGAACGTTTTAAAAATCATTGGTTCCCGACAAGCCATTCAAAGGTCAAGGTTATCGTTGTATTCGTGTAAATGGTCATAATCGGAGGGATGCAACTTTAGAGAGTGCTGCCAGTGCTGCTGGGGTAAAATATGAAGATCTATCATTACCAGTAGAACTAACACTTTGGGTTGATCCAAATGAAGTTTGCTGCCGATTTGGAGAGAGTAAAGGGTCATATTGTACATTGGCATCATTCGATGACAAAGAAAATACTGTACCAATTTTTCAAGGAAGTAATGAAGGattagagaaagaaataaatCATCTGAGGGGCCGACTAAGATACAGGTAAAAGTGCATGTTCACATTTATCACCCtttttcttaatattaataaataatgcaaTGTATTTAAGAAATTAAGTGGAAAATAATGAATTTTCATGTTTTACAGAAATCCCCTTTGACTACTAATACAGATCAGCAACAAAAATCAAAACCACTAAGCTCTgctaatcaaaatcaacagcATAGCAATAATGGTACAAGGTAGGAAACGCAACTTAAACAGCCCAAGGTTACACCTTAATAGAAATCGCTCCTGGTTCGGTCACTCCTTCAGTATGGGCTATGGTCCTCATCCAATAAGCCAACCATGGTATAACATTATGCCTCCTCACTTTTTGGGTGGTCCATCTCCACCTCCTTTTATGGGTCATAGAGGAAACAAATGGATTCATCCACAGTCCTACCCTACAGGACCTGCCCGTTTCCATCACTGGTCTCCCAAAGCTGCTCTTAAAGTATAAAACAATCCCTCCTTACGAAAGTAGTTAAGAAATCTGTTCCTTTCTATAAAAAAGGATTACAAAATTCTTTtatcaattaaaaattttattttttaatataaaaatacatgACATTTATAGTGATACTAAAAAAtgctattattattaataccaTTATTTACATTGTACTCTTAAAAAGTTGAACATGTATGTTTTTAGATCGGGAACAGATTTGTTAACGCTTCAGTGACGAAAATTATCCATTCTGTAATTACAAATGACCTTGTTCGAATTACGACTAAGGCTTACGATTTTTTATGACGAGAAATGTTGCattattacatgttatatataaataattaattggaTGATAGATGTTTAATTCCGGATGCAAGGTTGCTTGTAAAATATTAGATTAGACAGAATTTAATTAGAATGAATTAAGTCATTGATGTGTAAGATGTGAAAAAGATAAATGTCATATCACTTGTGACACCTTTTCTCATAAATCCTCAAAAGAGGATGTAGTAAAAGATAGATTATAGGTATTTCAAGAGGAAGCAGTATTGATTTTAACCAGGTTTCCAAAATTGAATACAAATCctctttaaattgtatgtaataaattttaatgcctCATAAAGGTAATCTCAGTTCATTAAATAAAGTCATATATCAAATTCTGTCATGTAATAGAAAGAAAGAGTTTCATAAAACTTTTTCTTTGATGTGTATATATGTAGTGTATTCACAATGACTGGAGTTTCAAAGTTCACTTTATTTTTCAGTATTGTTATAGTGCAAGGAGATAGAGAATTTAGAGATATAATCTACCAACTTGTTAAGATAGTAATGCCCTAtaacaatattgacaaaacgtgTAAGCTTTGAAATTCTAGTAGCACTGATTTGAGAATGACGTTTGACAAGTTCAAATCAACAACTTTACCTTTTATTGTAcatgtatattattatattgcGTTAACGAATAGAAGAACGATATGTCTTTTGAATTCGCAGGTTCGTGGTGCAAAgaaatttagaatattttttgcTTTATAAAGCACACAATATCTGTTATGTAAACATACTGCCTCCAGTAGAGATTCTATTAATAATTGTTTATGTTAGAAAATATTAACAACTGCATGAATTTCATGGTTAACGTACAGTTATAAAAGTgaatgtttattttaattatgctcaacatgaaaataaattgagcttatgatttttaaataaaactacTAAAACTTAGCACTTAAGAATATACAACTTTGATGTTGGTAGATCTATAGCTATTGCAGTTGAAAGTTTAATTCTATCATACTAATGCAAATGTTGTGTACATTCAATCTTGTATATTGTAGACAATTTGTAACATCATAGTAATTTATGCCTACTTAAACTATTTTTCTTGCTTTGTTAGCAACATAAATATATGCCTGATTTTTATTTGGGAATCACCTATGTATGAAGGACTCAAAAACCAAGTAAAATAAATTAGTCATTTAATTACTACTTCATGCAGTATTCTGAGTGTTACAATaattaacttctttaatatttttacatatttacCTAGAATTGTTTTATTCAGACATATttgtgtaaatatatatatcataGGTAGTgatcttaaaaaaaaagaaaaaaatgtattccttAATCTTTATTTAAAACTTTAATCTTTATATTGTTTGGTTTTTGAACCTTTCACACATGCACGgacgttttaatattattagagCCTAAAGTGTGCAATTCTTTTCAATTTATGTTGTATCATAGAGTTATTCATAAAGGTAACTTTCACtttatttatgcaattttaacGTGAGAATTACTTTTAAGAATTACGTTCgtgcaaatataatattactTCATTGGCACATAACATATACACCTTACACAGATTATATAAAATGCAGTATGCAGTATATTTTATTActacatatattaatttatatgattGAACCATTTTAAGgaatttcaataatattttaaaacacTAAAGTAGATGGCAATGtgaaaaatttaaattgaatagTATAGGTGTTACCATTTGTTACATAATATGAATCTAGCTGATGACACAAATTGGAGTATGATCACTAGATATGCTTAGTGTCCTTAGATAAATTTCTAAAGATGTAACCAAATACGACGTAAATATTATTGAACAGACTGTAttcgaaagaaattttaatCAAATATGTAgtataaattttgcaattttcatgTTTCACATTTAGCATTGTTTAATATATGCatgaaatttgctgtattgtagGTGATTTTTGTGTTCAATTTGTTAAAACTTATTCAGAAAGAGTCATTTTGTTGTTATGAAAGGTATGAAAATTCTATATGaatatagatattataatgTATATGTAGAGTTAAGCAATGTTGCATTCGGACATAttcttttattaatatatatgatGCTCAACATTTGAAATGTTCCAAACTTTTTAATTGtgttcatgtataaaacaaaaagaaatactTTATGCTCCACACAATAACATTTTCAAATGATAGAAAATGTTCagaatcaatttttttataaaaaaaaaatctatatTCAAATAACATGTGATAAAACACGTAGTATTAATGTACATTTGCATTCTTGACAAGAAGAAAATTACATACATTTTgggcaaaaagaaaaaaaaatatattccctTTTATATAACaaattcttttatatttataacttcTTAAGTACTTGATAGCTAGGCATTAACATTTATAAATGAATATAGTGCTTtggcataaaaaaattaaagtcgtTTAGATCGTTTTCAAAAAACCCAAAAAAAGCTTTACACAATATTAAGGGAGAAATCTaagatttcaattttcaatcgaAAAGTCCGTTTTTTTGTATATCCAACATCTATGGAAaagttttaatatttcattattgTACATTCTCTTATCAAGTAAGACTGTACTTTACAATCGTGTAAAAACAATGTATCCAAAGAGAAAATCAGATTTGATATTAGGCATTAATGTTTGGATCATTTCGATTGTAGGGTAAGgcactatatatacatatacatatattctaccACTGCTGTGTCAtatgttataaaaatatttcttgcATAATTATGCAATGATAACTATAATCCTGTTCTACAACCATACTGATCTTCGCATTTTTTCATAACTTCAAATATATATCTCTGTTCAATACTTTGTTTCGTGTTATCCAATAAAAACTATATTACACATTCAAGCAAAATACTTACAAATCATTAATTGTACAACCTCTTTACTTTTAGTATTATAATCAAAATTTATagaattattaatcaattacaaataaaattttaaaacattttaagaagattCATATATGtactaaaaaagaagaaatccaTAATAAAACCATATTATTGATTGCAAATTAATCACTATCCTTTTATTTGATACGTAATACATAGTTTGTGGAGGTATAATGTAATTGAATCcaaattcttttataatttgttattAACTTTTGGTTTTTGTTTATATCGATTTAAAATCAAATAATGCATTTTTTATAAGCGAAACAAGTTTTTATATTGTTAATTATTTTCGCAAGTATTATGTAAAATACATACGAAGTAatcattattatattaatattattaacaataTTATGATTACAAATATTATGTACAAGATATAATAAAtacttaataaatatttctgcaAATCATATCCTCTTTGTTCTGTTCAATTTGTAAActatctaattattaatttctgtatGCATATTTCGGACTTTTGTAATGAAGAAAAGTATGAAATATTTCCTAAGTTTTAAAATACATCGATTCCTATCGTTTTTTCCGCGTATATTCATTAGATAATATTGGTCATGAATTGATATCCAATAAGAAATGTGATCGCTTTTACAAGTCATTCTATTGGCTATTCTTAAGTAATGTATTAAGTACgattttcattattgaaaatttattttcgagtTTTCCTTTCCGTTCGGCAATTGTTTTATTCTCCCACTATATTTGTGACACATCATAAAAAGTAGTGGAAGTAACATAGTAAAGTCTCAAAAGCATTTAAAAACATTCGTAACTCAATCTTAAAGTTGACAGTTGAGTTACTTTGACGAGTTAGTCGTGTGGCAGACGACAGAGAACTTTACAATCTGTCATTTCGAAGTTTATtgcaataatatttattaaacattaataatttcataaaaacgatttttattctataaattgttgtAGTAGTTTATGACATTATGAGAAGATAAAGTACGTTGATACGTGCATAAGCTATCCATATTTTCGTTCGAATTGAACAACAGGGTTATGAGGCTCCAATTTCGAAGTCTCGttcgtaaatattttttcagtgtttttactAT
This sequence is a window from Lasioglossum baleicum unplaced genomic scaffold, iyLasBale1 scaffold2461, whole genome shotgun sequence. Protein-coding genes within it:
- the LOC143221477 gene encoding LOW QUALITY PROTEIN: protein BTG3-like (The sequence of the model RefSeq protein was modified relative to this genomic sequence to represent the inferred CDS: inserted 2 bases in 2 codons; deleted 1 base in 1 codon), whose product is MRNEITAAVLFLVQLIEKNEKFSPDQLECFKRRLVELLTERFKNHWXPDKPFKGQGYRCIRVNGHNRRDATLESAASAAGVKYEDLSLPVELTLWVDPNEVCCRFGESKGSYCTLASFDDKENTVPIFQGSNEGLEKXNKSSEGPTKIQKSPLTTNTDQQQKSKPLSSANQNQQHSNNGTGRKRNLNSPRLHLNRNRSWFGHSFSMGYGPHPISQPWYNIMPPHFLGGPSPPPFMGHRGNKWIHPQSYPTGPARFHHWSPKAALKV